A stretch of the Polynucleobacter tropicus genome encodes the following:
- the earP gene encoding elongation factor P maturation arginine rhamnosyltransferase EarP, with protein sequence MRWDIFCQIVDNYGDAGVCWRLARSLSSLHQQEVRIFCDDLPTLNLIASGTDASVKEHIDIQPWEASFSNARHPVQTPNVVIEAFGCDLPERYLAGLFIAPVKPIIINLEYLSAEPWILDFHGKASPQSHGISKYFFFPGFQNEAGGILIDPVPSDGEVSKANIPTALKETWSKLRANAKRISVFCYPGAPLRKWLENLGSLNEDIDVLLTHGHAEQLSLYGQQAFQLPSNLQLLSIPFVSQDEYDWVLSQCDFNIVRGEDSFVRAQLAGKPFIWHIYPQEDRAHEVKLAAFLDLYLEEADQELRLAIISAMTWTMPSEWFGMLNQWSIYAKDWRTQLLKKQGDGGLAARLLRFTS encoded by the coding sequence ATGCGTTGGGATATTTTCTGCCAAATCGTAGACAACTATGGTGATGCCGGTGTTTGCTGGCGTCTAGCCCGTAGCTTATCAAGTCTTCATCAGCAAGAGGTGCGGATTTTCTGTGATGATCTACCAACCTTGAATCTAATCGCTTCAGGCACTGATGCAAGCGTTAAAGAACACATTGACATACAGCCCTGGGAAGCCAGCTTTAGCAACGCAAGGCATCCCGTTCAAACCCCAAATGTGGTGATTGAGGCGTTTGGGTGCGACCTACCAGAACGCTATCTAGCAGGTCTATTTATCGCGCCTGTTAAACCCATCATCATTAATTTGGAGTATTTGAGCGCGGAACCATGGATTTTGGATTTTCATGGCAAGGCCTCACCTCAATCTCACGGCATATCCAAATACTTTTTCTTCCCAGGCTTTCAGAATGAAGCAGGCGGCATCTTAATTGACCCCGTTCCATCCGATGGCGAAGTAAGCAAAGCGAATATTCCAACCGCTCTTAAAGAGACCTGGTCAAAACTTCGCGCGAATGCAAAACGTATCAGCGTGTTTTGCTATCCAGGAGCCCCATTACGTAAATGGCTTGAAAACTTGGGCTCACTCAATGAAGATATTGATGTATTGCTAACGCATGGCCATGCTGAACAATTAAGCCTATATGGCCAACAAGCATTTCAACTGCCAAGCAATCTGCAATTGCTATCTATTCCATTTGTTTCTCAGGATGAGTATGACTGGGTGTTATCTCAATGCGATTTCAATATCGTGCGGGGCGAAGATTCTTTTGTTAGAGCGCAGTTAGCAGGCAAACCCTTTATTTGGCACATCTACCCACAAGAAGATCGCGCCCACGAAGTCAAATTAGCAGCCTTTTTAGACCTCTATCTTGAAGAAGCAGATCAAGAATTACGCTTAGCCATCATTTCCGCAATGACATGGACAATGCCTAGCGAGTGGTTTGGAATGCTTAATCAATGGAGCATCTATGCCAAAGACTGGCGTACCCAGCTGCTCAAAAAACAAGGGGATGGTGGCTTGGCAGCCCGTCTATTGCGGTTTACCAGCTAA
- the lexA gene encoding transcriptional repressor LexA, whose protein sequence is MDINTVDYSEELTALPKLTPRQSEILDLITKAIDESGLPPTRAEIATQLGFASANAAEEHLRALAKKGYIELTPGTSRGIRIPQRFNQTQHANKYRQLSLPSGALQQLTLPLIGRVAAGSPIMAVEHIEKQVPIDPSLFSKGADYLLKVKGMSMRDAGILDGDYLAVRKTTEVRNGDIVVARLDDEVTVKRWQQKKTANGMVIELQAENPDFKNILVDGRQPNFAIEGQAVGLIRAEGL, encoded by the coding sequence ATGGACATAAACACAGTCGATTACTCAGAGGAGCTGACTGCCCTCCCTAAATTAACACCTCGTCAAAGCGAGATTTTGGATCTCATTACTAAGGCGATTGATGAGAGTGGCTTACCACCAACGCGAGCAGAAATTGCAACGCAGTTGGGATTCGCTTCTGCAAACGCAGCCGAAGAGCATTTGCGCGCGCTTGCGAAAAAAGGATACATCGAACTTACTCCAGGAACTTCTCGCGGTATTCGTATTCCACAACGCTTTAATCAAACTCAACACGCGAATAAATATCGTCAACTTTCTTTACCTTCAGGCGCATTACAACAACTCACGCTGCCGCTAATTGGTCGTGTTGCTGCAGGTTCACCGATCATGGCTGTTGAACATATTGAAAAGCAAGTTCCGATTGATCCAAGCTTATTTAGCAAAGGCGCCGATTACTTATTAAAAGTAAAAGGCATGAGTATGCGTGATGCAGGAATTTTGGATGGCGATTATTTAGCAGTTAGAAAAACAACTGAAGTTCGCAACGGTGATATCGTAGTTGCGCGTCTTGATGATGAAGTAACTGTAAAACGCTGGCAACAAAAGAAAACTGCCAACGGTATGGTGATTGAGTTACAAGCCGAAAACCCAGACTTTAAAAACATTCTTGTAGACGGTCGTCAACCTAACTTTGCGATTGAAGGTCAAGCTGTTGGACTCATTAGGGCTGAAGGCCTATAA
- the pgsA gene encoding CDP-diacylglycerol--glycerol-3-phosphate 3-phosphatidyltransferase, which translates to MPFNLPIALTWLRVAAIPLLVVVFYLPNSWFTPFEKNIIAAVIFISAAITDWLDGFLARRLKQESAFGQFLDPVADKLIVAAALLVLLNMDRVQVWVALVIIGREITISALREWMALLGAGKSVAVHMVGKLKTTAQLVAIPFLLINDTLFGWLDCAKLGTWLIWVAAFLTLWSMFYYLKKALPQLVGKID; encoded by the coding sequence ATGCCATTCAATCTACCTATTGCCCTGACTTGGTTGCGTGTAGCAGCCATTCCTCTATTGGTAGTGGTTTTCTATCTCCCGAATTCTTGGTTCACTCCGTTTGAGAAAAATATCATTGCTGCAGTCATATTTATCTCTGCAGCGATTACAGATTGGCTAGATGGATTTTTGGCGCGTCGCTTAAAACAAGAATCTGCTTTTGGTCAGTTCTTGGATCCCGTTGCCGATAAATTAATTGTGGCTGCTGCCTTATTGGTATTGCTGAATATGGATCGCGTTCAGGTGTGGGTAGCACTTGTCATCATCGGTAGAGAAATTACGATATCCGCCTTAAGAGAGTGGATGGCTTTACTGGGCGCAGGCAAAAGTGTTGCTGTTCACATGGTCGGCAAACTAAAAACCACCGCACAGTTAGTGGCAATTCCTTTTTTATTAATTAATGACACTTTGTTTGGTTGGCTTGATTGCGCAAAGTTAGGTACATGGCTGATTTGGGTTGCTGCCTTTTTAACGCTTTGGTCCATGTTTTATTACCTCAAGAAAGCCCTGCCGCAATTAGTCGGAAAAATCGATTAA
- the nagZ gene encoding beta-N-acetylhexosaminidase codes for MSKAIMKPGPITLDVVGQELNAEDRRRILHPLTGGVILFGRNFKDRKQLTKLTADIKKLRPDVLVSIDHEGGRVQRCREDGFTHLPAMRKLGELWLAKHKSTHAAESAALAMAAATACGYVLATELRACGVDFSFAPVLDLDFGRSGVIGDRSFSRDPQIVFALAKSLNEGLRLAGMANCGKHFPGHGWAEADSHVAIPVDERSLQEILNDDAKPYEWLDLSLAAVMPAHVIYPKVDQNPAGFSKIWLHSVLRQELGFEGVIFSDDLSMEGASVAGSVVKGAEMALDAGCDAVLICNRPDLADQLLSKLKVSKTKQAESAIRLNKLMPNSSAPSWTELQNEAQYQHAKGLLQHLKLIS; via the coding sequence ATGAGTAAAGCGATCATGAAGCCGGGCCCCATTACCTTGGATGTTGTGGGTCAGGAATTAAATGCTGAAGATCGCCGCCGCATTCTGCATCCGCTTACAGGTGGCGTGATTCTGTTTGGCAGAAATTTCAAAGATCGCAAACAACTTACTAAATTAACTGCGGACATTAAAAAACTTCGCCCTGACGTATTGGTTTCAATTGATCACGAAGGCGGACGGGTTCAGCGTTGCAGAGAAGATGGTTTCACACACCTGCCAGCGATGCGTAAATTGGGTGAGCTTTGGCTTGCTAAACATAAATCTACCCATGCCGCAGAGTCTGCCGCGTTGGCGATGGCGGCAGCTACTGCTTGTGGTTATGTGCTTGCCACAGAGCTTCGTGCATGTGGAGTGGATTTCAGCTTTGCACCAGTTTTGGATTTAGATTTCGGTCGCAGTGGCGTAATTGGGGATCGTTCATTTAGTCGTGATCCGCAAATTGTGTTTGCATTGGCGAAGAGTCTAAATGAAGGTCTTCGTTTAGCGGGCATGGCTAACTGCGGAAAACATTTTCCTGGTCATGGCTGGGCAGAAGCAGACTCTCATGTAGCTATTCCAGTGGATGAGCGTTCACTCCAAGAAATTTTGAATGACGATGCAAAGCCTTATGAATGGCTTGATCTGAGTTTGGCCGCGGTTATGCCAGCACATGTAATTTATCCAAAAGTTGATCAGAACCCGGCAGGCTTCTCAAAGATCTGGTTGCACTCTGTGTTACGTCAAGAGCTTGGCTTTGAAGGGGTAATCTTTAGCGATGATCTTTCCATGGAAGGCGCTAGCGTTGCAGGATCAGTAGTAAAGGGCGCGGAGATGGCTTTAGATGCTGGATGTGATGCCGTGCTCATTTGTAATCGCCCTGACTTAGCTGATCAGCTACTCAGTAAGCTCAAGGTCTCTAAAACAAAACAAGCTGAATCGGCCATCCGTTTAAATAAATTGATGCCCAATAGCTCGGCACCCTCATGGACTGAATTGCAGAATGAAGCTCAGTATCAGCACGCCAAGGGATTGCTTCAGCATTTAAAGTTGATTAGCTGA
- the uvrC gene encoding excinuclease ABC subunit UvrC, with the protein MSNSLFETLQQDVKRLPGLPGVYRFFDEAGNILYVGKARNLKKRVSSYFQRTQLSPRIELMVGKIARYETTVTRTETEALILENNLIKELAPPFNILFRDDKSYPYVMLTGHEYPRLASYRGKVDKRNQYFGPFPNSWAVRNSVQILQKVFRLRTCEDSVFKNRSRPCLLHQIHRCSAPCVGRLSVEQYAQDVAQATRFLEGDHRRVLSELEKEMHAHSEAMEFEMAAVLRDRIADLSSVLQQQSMDAVADGEGDVDIIAVAQMEGMVCVNLAMVRGGRHLGDRAYFPKGLRTASGDLLPPSEILEAFIAQHYLEDAANDGAGANLIPPVLVLNHPLKSAGDDVRQSSDDLPEDLHDLLNAQAGKKITFLHQPQGQRRHWLAMAEGNAKIALTKRLVETGGQLARARALVDVLGLDLEGLEHLRIECFDISHTSGEATQASCVVYAKNAMQSGEYRRFNINDITPGDDYAAMRQVLQRRYANFQELPPEKMPQVILIDGGKGQVEMARQVLTEFGMDVGLIVGVAKGEGRKVGLETLIFADGRKPLELGIDSAALLLVAQIRDEAHRFAITGMRAKRAKARTVSRLEEIEGIGAKRRQKLLARFGGLKGVANASIEEIASVEGVSLTLAEQIYRQLH; encoded by the coding sequence ATGAGTAATTCGCTTTTTGAAACCCTTCAGCAGGATGTTAAACGGCTACCCGGATTGCCGGGGGTGTATCGCTTCTTTGATGAAGCGGGAAATATTCTGTATGTAGGCAAAGCTCGTAACCTTAAAAAACGCGTTTCTAGTTATTTTCAGCGTACCCAGTTATCGCCTCGTATTGAATTGATGGTGGGCAAAATTGCTCGCTATGAAACAACCGTAACGCGTACTGAAACTGAAGCCCTTATTCTAGAGAACAATCTCATTAAAGAGTTGGCTCCGCCCTTTAATATTTTATTTAGGGATGATAAGTCTTACCCTTATGTGATGTTAACTGGCCATGAGTACCCGCGTTTAGCTTCCTATCGCGGTAAGGTCGATAAGCGTAATCAGTATTTCGGACCTTTCCCTAATAGTTGGGCAGTTCGCAATAGTGTGCAGATTTTGCAAAAGGTATTTCGTTTGCGTACTTGTGAGGACTCTGTATTTAAGAACCGAAGTCGTCCCTGCCTATTGCATCAAATTCATCGTTGTAGCGCCCCTTGTGTAGGGCGCCTCAGCGTTGAGCAATATGCCCAAGATGTTGCCCAAGCCACAAGATTTTTAGAGGGCGATCATCGTCGCGTTCTATCTGAGCTTGAAAAAGAAATGCATGCCCATAGTGAAGCAATGGAATTTGAGATGGCAGCGGTTCTGCGAGATCGTATTGCTGATCTTTCCAGTGTCTTGCAGCAACAATCTATGGATGCAGTTGCCGATGGTGAGGGCGATGTTGACATCATTGCTGTCGCGCAAATGGAAGGCATGGTTTGCGTCAACTTGGCAATGGTTCGAGGCGGTCGTCATTTAGGTGATAGAGCTTACTTTCCGAAAGGGTTGCGCACGGCATCGGGTGACCTTCTGCCACCATCAGAAATTCTGGAAGCATTTATTGCGCAACATTATTTGGAAGATGCAGCGAATGATGGAGCTGGTGCTAATTTAATTCCGCCTGTTCTTGTCTTAAATCATCCTTTGAAAAGTGCTGGTGATGATGTTCGTCAATCTAGCGATGATCTGCCTGAGGATTTGCATGATTTATTAAACGCGCAGGCTGGCAAGAAAATTACTTTCTTACATCAGCCTCAAGGCCAACGTCGCCATTGGTTGGCGATGGCCGAGGGTAATGCGAAGATTGCATTAACTAAGCGCTTAGTTGAAACGGGTGGACAACTAGCTAGAGCAAGAGCTTTGGTAGATGTATTGGGATTGGATTTAGAGGGCTTGGAACATCTGCGTATTGAGTGCTTTGATATCAGTCACACCTCTGGTGAAGCAACGCAAGCATCATGTGTGGTTTATGCCAAGAACGCAATGCAATCTGGCGAGTATCGTCGCTTCAATATCAATGACATTACCCCAGGTGATGACTATGCAGCGATGCGCCAAGTTCTTCAAAGACGGTATGCTAATTTTCAGGAGCTCCCCCCAGAAAAGATGCCTCAAGTGATTTTGATTGATGGCGGTAAAGGTCAAGTAGAGATGGCAAGACAAGTGCTGACAGAATTTGGCATGGATGTGGGCTTGATTGTTGGTGTAGCAAAGGGCGAAGGACGCAAGGTGGGTCTAGAAACCTTAATTTTTGCTGACGGTCGCAAGCCTTTGGAATTGGGGATTGATAGCGCCGCACTTTTATTGGTTGCGCAAATTCGGGATGAAGCTCATCGCTTTGCAATTACTGGAATGCGTGCCAAACGCGCCAAAGCCAGGACGGTCTCACGTCTTGAGGAGATTGAGGGTATTGGTGCAAAGCGCCGTCAAAAGCTCTTGGCTAGATTTGGAGGGCTTAAAGGAGTCGCTAATGCCAGTATTGAAGAAATCGCTAGCGTAGAAGGGGTATCCCTCACACTAGCAGAGCAAATTTATCGTCAGTTGCACTGA
- a CDS encoding asparaginase, translating into MSQIHDHSENTPHILVLGMGGTIAGLASNPDKDPLQYAAGQVEIGSLLDHIETAIPDGVCLISKQLANINSCNLTEPLLVLLGNAVREALENTKVKGIVVTHGTDTIEETGLFLQLICGKFAQNLGKRVVLTGAMLPANAPNADGPSNLLDAIQWAASPLDNCPGGIYAVFGGRACMAMDLAKRHTTALIAPIQSSPSSPLRLINPSWLSGVKAVEAAWAEDLPIPRGHEWPWVEILTSHAGARPETIDLWLGSKVQGLVLAGTGMGNLHEQWLKPLSNASKQGIAVVRTSRSGAGLVLPNIPEKDFEGCLAAGKFSAPKARIALQLALNAEKQAKSSGKSLTWQDFFARIAVLPEIR; encoded by the coding sequence ATGAGTCAAATTCACGACCATTCAGAAAATACTCCCCATATCCTTGTTTTGGGAATGGGCGGAACGATTGCGGGTTTGGCTTCAAATCCAGACAAAGACCCCCTCCAATACGCTGCAGGTCAGGTTGAAATCGGCTCTTTGTTGGACCATATTGAAACTGCCATTCCGGATGGTGTTTGCCTCATATCAAAGCAGCTTGCCAATATCAATAGCTGCAACTTGACTGAGCCGCTTTTGGTGCTTTTGGGCAATGCAGTTAGGGAGGCCCTCGAAAACACAAAGGTTAAAGGGATAGTGGTCACTCACGGAACTGACACGATTGAGGAAACTGGCCTATTTCTGCAACTGATTTGCGGTAAATTTGCACAAAATTTAGGCAAAAGAGTGGTGCTGACAGGGGCCATGTTGCCTGCCAATGCGCCCAATGCCGACGGCCCTAGCAACCTACTGGATGCAATTCAATGGGCAGCAAGTCCTTTGGACAATTGTCCAGGGGGTATTTATGCCGTTTTTGGGGGTCGCGCTTGTATGGCAATGGACTTGGCAAAGCGTCATACCACCGCCTTAATTGCCCCTATTCAGTCTTCCCCTAGCAGTCCTTTAAGACTCATCAACCCCTCTTGGTTGTCGGGTGTGAAGGCTGTTGAGGCAGCTTGGGCTGAGGATTTGCCTATTCCCCGGGGGCATGAGTGGCCCTGGGTTGAGATTTTGACTAGCCATGCTGGCGCACGCCCTGAAACTATCGATCTTTGGCTGGGAAGCAAGGTGCAGGGCTTGGTGCTAGCAGGTACTGGTATGGGAAATCTCCACGAGCAATGGCTCAAACCCTTATCTAATGCCTCAAAACAGGGAATTGCGGTGGTAAGGACCTCTCGTTCTGGGGCTGGGCTGGTCTTGCCCAATATTCCAGAAAAAGATTTTGAAGGTTGTTTGGCTGCAGGTAAGTTTTCTGCGCCCAAAGCTAGAATTGCCCTGCAACTGGCTTTAAATGCTGAAAAACAGGCTAAGTCC
- the acpS gene encoding holo-ACP synthase, whose protein sequence is MIVGIGTDILQIERLQAAYDRTNGRLAEKILGPDEMLVFKHRLARNHKRGIAFLATRFAAKEAFSKAIGLGMRMPMTWRSLQTLNEASGKPVTSYLGALAQFMQDKNWEAHVTVSDEQDMAIAHVIVTQK, encoded by the coding sequence ATGATTGTCGGTATTGGCACCGATATTTTGCAGATTGAGCGCTTACAAGCTGCTTATGATCGTACCAATGGCCGTCTAGCTGAAAAGATACTGGGCCCTGATGAGATGTTGGTATTCAAGCATCGTCTTGCCAGAAATCACAAGCGGGGCATCGCCTTTTTAGCGACGCGTTTTGCTGCTAAAGAGGCCTTCTCAAAAGCAATTGGTTTAGGAATGAGAATGCCTATGACATGGCGTTCTTTGCAAACCTTGAATGAGGCTAGCGGTAAGCCTGTAACTAGTTATTTAGGTGCTTTAGCCCAATTCATGCAGGATAAAAACTGGGAGGCTCACGTTACGGTGAGCGATGAGCAAGATATGGCGATTGCACATGTTATCGTGACTCAGAAATAA
- the efp gene encoding elongation factor P, with protein sequence MKTAQELRVGNVVMIGTDAMVVLKAEYSRSGRNSSVVKMKFKNLLTGAPNEGVYKADDKFDVVILDKKECTYSYFADPMYVFMDGDYNQYEVESEFMGDALNYLEEGMPCEVVFYEGKALSVAMPNSLVREITYTEPAVKGDTSSGKVLKTAKLATGYELQVPLFCNTGDKIEIDTRTGEYRSRAN encoded by the coding sequence ATGAAAACAGCACAAGAACTCCGCGTTGGTAACGTAGTGATGATCGGCACTGATGCCATGGTCGTTTTAAAAGCAGAATACAGCCGCTCTGGCCGTAACTCTTCTGTTGTCAAAATGAAATTTAAGAACTTGTTAACTGGCGCACCGAATGAAGGTGTTTACAAAGCTGATGATAAGTTTGATGTGGTGATTTTGGATAAGAAAGAATGCACCTATTCTTACTTCGCAGATCCAATGTATGTATTTATGGATGGTGACTACAACCAATACGAAGTTGAGTCTGAATTCATGGGTGATGCATTGAACTACCTCGAAGAAGGTATGCCTTGTGAAGTAGTGTTCTACGAAGGGAAAGCCCTTTCTGTAGCAATGCCAAATTCACTCGTTCGTGAAATCACTTACACAGAGCCTGCAGTAAAAGGCGATACCAGCTCAGGTAAAGTATTGAAGACAGCAAAACTGGCTACTGGCTATGAATTGCAAGTGCCTTTGTTCTGCAACACTGGCGATAAGATCGAAATCGATACTCGCACTGGTGAATACCGTAGCCGCGCTAACTAA